The Syngnathus scovelli strain Florida chromosome 11, RoL_Ssco_1.2, whole genome shotgun sequence region CCCCCCTTCCAAGTCTTCAACACAATTTCTCAGTGTCAAAGTGATTAACCTAAAATGAAAGGAACATAATTTATTCGGCGTTTGCATGGCGGGTCACCAAACAGCCGAGGCGGCCGTACACATGAGGTTCTATTTTGAGACGCGGAGGCAAGAAGAAAAGATGATTGACACGCAACAGCTGGGAAGGAGGATAACACAAGGGTGGAATGCGGGAACATAGGTGTCAGTCACCACGCTTCATTAAAACAAAGGCTGCATCTTAGTGAAGATAGCACGCTCTCGTGTCTTTGACAACTtttcaacacacaaacactttgTTCCATATAAAGACTATGaagtcacacacaaacacacacagtgctGTTGTATTAGTAGACTTCACAATTACATTTTATTGACAGGAATGTCAATTTCAATATAACCACTAATTAAAGGGGACATTGATTATTTTTAAAGACTTGTACACGTATAGTTGGCTCTATGGACTCCTTGCCCACAATTAAATAACCAAGTAAATAACCATAGCTGAGTGTCAGTCATGTGGTGGATGTGGGAAATGCTAAAAAGAATCCCATATAGACCCACAAATCAAAACAGTTGTAGACAGCTCGGATTGAAGTGTGAGCAAGATTCTTATATTTATCTAATCAGAAATGGCTCCAAATATGCTCTCTGAACTACCTAATTTCAAGAGTTCCTCCTAGGGGAGTTCAGGGAAAGATCTTGACACCTGTCATATCTGCAGTCTGTCAAAGTGAAATGTTATCATTTCTAATTAAAATTTCATTTGGGACTAACGATAAGCATATTGCCATTGCCACTTTCATGTAAATGATAGCGTTGGGGAGAAAAAGAAGGGGGGGCGGAGGAAGAAGTTGTGTCAGTCATGACTACTGGGTAGAATACAGGGAGCAACAGTGTCTTCTAGTGGCCACTAGTGAAATTACACAAGTATTCATCAACTGGGAAAAAAGGGGAGACTGTTTTACCGAAACAATAGTGTTGGTGGTTATTTACTAATTTGGTACTGCAGCCATGCGGATCTTCTTGCCTGGATGCAATGTTGTTTGACTTCTGTTAAAAGACATTAAAGAGCCTGCTTTGCCGTCACACGAAGAGCTCAAAATCCTACGCACTGTGTAAGGAATATTTGTTACATCAGACTTCAACGCTAAGCTAAACTGACATCAGCCATTGGTAATGGCAGTAGTGCGGTTGTAGCATTACGAGTGACGCTAATGAAAAGAGACTGCTAAAAATAATATGATGGCGATTGGTATGTGTGTTTTAAAGATAGATGTATATATAAAAGCATGAGAATGCTACTTATGGCCGGGTCTAtccatgcagaaaaaaaacactgtaacACAGACTCACAAACAGTAGTAGGCTTGTCATagaggaaaagaaaacattcGTGCTTACTCCGCTATTCCATATCACGCACGCCTGCACAAACATTCACATTCAATCACAAGGACTGGGAAGCACTCATGTAAGAAGGAACACGCAAACATCCACCTGCACACTTACAGGGGTTTGCATTTGTATGTGCATCATTTACATGTGAGGCCATAGCGTCTTAAAATGTGAGCTCctttaaatagcatttttaaCACCTTTAGCCGTCGTACAAGGGTAAAAATAAACTAACCATAACTAATGATAAGACATTAAAACAATAACTTGCAAATTCTGGCATTCAAATTGTAAAAATGTTCTGTATTTCATCTTTGTTCACATTTGTGAAAACAGATGCTTTCGAGTGGGTGGTGGCTTGTCTGCGAAAACGACTCTGGATGATCAAAGTTTCATCAAGTGCAAAACAAAAGGGAGCGATGCGGGACAGCGATGTCTTGATTTCAAAGTAACTTGCATTTGCCTTTAAAACAAAATGCTGGTATTTGAATGACATTTTGATTTGAGCACTCAGCTAGCTGAGCGAGGAaggggtaaaaaaagaaaacatcaaaGCGCTTGTCATTTTTGTGACAGTTCATCAGATTTTTGCACAACAGCAACAAATGGGAAATTTGGTGTATGGGGGGAAAGAGTGCAAAAGAAAGTCAGTGTATGGAGCAGCTACACAGCAAATCTGTTTATTCTGCACAATTTGGCATCAAACACAACAGAGTGCTGAGGATCTGCTACTGCTTGTGGTCCACCATTAAAATGGAATTTATTGCTGCCTTAAGAGCAAGCAAGCCCTCGTTTACTTTCTATCAGGCTGTGGTAATGGGCGTGctatgaagcttttttttttccctcctcgccaCTTCTATCAGCAGGCGACagacatgttgtcgggggcgctCATTAAAAACCCAAATGGCCTCGGTTTGGGAAGGCTGGCGTGCCCACGTAGCCGTCAGCCATTCCTGGCATCACTGCCATCTCTCTTGTCACCTGAAGGAACAACGCCCGAACATCAAATCTAAAAAGCCTCCTCTGCCCAcgtaggcggcggcggcggaggcatTTCAACGCAAGTGCCACTCACTTTGCTGTATAGCCCCAAAAGATgtcaactgatttttttttgtgctttaatGTCCACCATTTTCCCCAGCACAGGCCGGTAATTTTTGCTTCACTGTTGTCATcataaaaaagatttttttgacGTGTGAGGCAGGCCGATGGTTTGATGTCACGCTATAGAGCAGGTTTtatgttgggggaaaaaaaacattacattcaAATATATAATTTTGTAGCAAAAGTCCTTGGTGATGTTGAACCATATGCTTTTTCCTAATTTTTTCAGCAGACATGACAAAAAAGTCACTCTGGATTTCATGGAACATAAATGGCctacttttttattattaaaaaaacatgtttctaGACTAAGCTAAGCATAAACACATTTTCTATACTGTCTCTTTTAACCTGACATATTCAACTCTTTGTACTGTCATGGTAAAACTTCACATTTGTTATAGACATTGTTTCTAAATACAACTACAAAATGCAGGGAGGTTCCTGCATTAGTCACAGCTCGACTTTGTAAAGTTTAAACGTACACTGCTGCATCTCCAAATGTTTCCTTGTAAATAATTAAGCACTGATTGGCTCAAGAAAAAAGTGGGAACACATTCATTCATGTTccgaaccgcttatcctcacgaagGATGTGGGCGCCTATCCTGCCAGTCTTTGGGCGGTACACGGGGCACACcctaaactggttgccagccagtcgCAGTGGAACACGTTCTTCTAGTCTTAAAAGGATGGCATCATTTTACTGGCCGAATCCTTTCACTGCCATTTTGGGCACACATCATTACAGTCATCATTGTCATGACAATCTGTTTCCCTTAGTTGATCATAGTTTACACTAGTAGCCAGAGAGCGTGAACTCGGGGCCCCATAAATCTCATCAGCCAATGATAAATTCATATTTAATGACTACGGTCATTGTCTGGAAAGAAGGAACATTCTTTCATTACTGCCGCCGACGCCTGCTGCTTGGTCGAGATAATTGATTTCTCTGTGGTAACAAGGTATCGACCACGCGTGGTAGCCGACTAAGATGGCAGTTTGATTCAAAGGCGTGGAGaaggagtttgtgtgtgtgttgtttggggtggtggCAGTTGAGCGATAGGGCCTAAGAAGAGATAGTGAGCGAGCACTGAAAGGCAAACAAGCCACACATCTACAGTATTAGCGGTTAGCGTGCCAAGTATGATTTGGTTTTTCAGCATTTTGTACATTTAACTCACCAAGTGGAAAGTATATTGATTTCATAATTCACTGAACGTAGAAACAAATCAGTgggagcactttttttttctctcctcagAGACATGCCTAGCCTGCAAAGAATGCAACAAATACGTGTTGCTCCTCATATTGCATAGAAATATCATGATTGTGCAATGTTTGCTGTAGGATAGCGCATCAACTAGCTTTGACTGGCAGTTATTGAGTTGACGTGTCACAGGTGCTGACTTATCGGCTCTAAACTCGAGTAGTCGACAGACTCCAAGCCATAGAGAGCTCGAGGATGATGAACATAAACTCAATCTGCAAACAGTCGATAAGAGCAATAAGCAAAGCTTAGGAATACAATAATGCATTGATTGCATTCATCTCCCGGAAACTGTAATCATACACCTCCTTCTCCACAAGTCGCATTTCACTATATAAACAGAAGTCTTTGATACTGTTGTTTACAAGCTTACAATGTAATTTATCTAAGCGCTCTTAATTGGACTAGTTTCTCTTTTGGCCCCTGCAGTCCCGCAGCAGAGTGGAGCTCTAACAGCGCTCACTCTGGCTGGAACATGGAGAGAACCCCACGCACACATACAAGGCCAGCTGTTTGACGCCTGCAGCGGGCGGGCTTATGCTGCACAGTACGCCGTAAATAAACACAGCGTTCCCACGTGAGGGGACACATCCACACACAGGAGGCCTCATTTCAGGCTAATGAACTATTAATGTTGATTTGAAATGCAAACATTTTTGAAGAGTCTCctcagcaaagaaaaaaatataaaatagatAAACTGGcacatattttaatatttccGTGGCACAGCTAAGAGGGGGGCCAGAAATTCAGTATTCAATGAGATTAGTAAAAAATGCCGGTCAATAGTTGTGCTGCCAGGATTGCAGCTCACACATCATAATGAGTCTCACCTCAAATGGCTTGCAAATACATGAACACCAAGACGAGACCAAATGACATTTAatgctttatttctttttacctAAACTGTGGATTGTGTTCTTTTTGGAGTGTCGCTCGACACCAGTTAGGGTTAGCAAAAACGGGTATAGAACAGatatttggaagaaaaaaaagcattagaGTTAAATTTCTCAGACATGATTTCCCAACACACTTCATTGAAAAGACTGACAACTCATTTGAATCAAACGTTTTTGGTCAAACTATAACATAAAAAGGCACAGTTGGCATATAAATGTGTGAAGTTTGAAATGCTTATAAAAATGCAGTATTGGCACTTAAGGGTTGAGGAGGATATCCCGTCAATAGCTAGTAGTTACAATTGCACGATCATAATGGAAGCATAACAGTAATACAACAGCAGCCTCTAGTGGTGAGCACATTAATTCAATTTCTTGCATAGATACAGTGCAAAATACTGCGTGATTCTCATTCGAGATCAGTGTTGATGTTAGTAGTGTTACTTAAGCATATACATTAGTCTGATTACTAATCAGCCTTAccacataaaataaacaaaaaaatacagtgtTAAGTGTGTTTTAAAAGTAGGTTTCAGCTCAATCACACAAAATTCTGAAAtcaaataaatgatttttttctcttttctcccTTTGGCCCAGTTTCATCCCTGAGGTTGTGGTTACAACCACACATTTATCAATGGATGATTGAGCACACAAAAGAAAACATCCTTCGGGCTGCAATTGTTTGGTCATTAAAGCCTCAAAACCTCATTAGCACAGTTTTGGTCCTTAAGTCAGGACTTACTGCAGTAACCAAAGAGGTAGAAAAATTCTTCACGAGTAAAAATCTGATTAGAAAGTCAACAACATGTTGATATAAGGCATATTTCATATAAAATTGCACGTTAGTTTTACTTACATTCTTGTGGAAACAGAGCTTGTTATTGCAGCTAGTAATACAAAACTCACGCATCAGCTTTGTTTGCCAACTCCAGTTGGCCGTTACTTCAGTTGTGGTGATTCGAAGAACCTGGGCCGGGGGCTGGcagttgttttattcttgcccgTAAATCTAAGGATTGGTTTTGAACAACATGTTTAGAATATTGTGCACATTAAACCTAATATGTTGCTTTATTCTGCATGTTATGCATATTAGTAACATGTTGTCTGTGAATGCACTTACAAGGTGGTGCTGGACAGGGTCTGCATCATCCGCTTTGACAGCGAGCTGGAGGAGGGCGTCTTTGTCATCAACTGGTGTTCAGGAGTGGTCAGTGGCCCAAGCATGCTTACTGCCAAAACCACATTAGGGTGAGTTCATACTAATTGAAGGTGCAGTTCAGCTTATTATACATGAATGCTTGAAAATGATTGGAGGGGGCGGCAACATTTGGTTTCAACATGTAACCATCACGTATGACCTGTACTGATTTATTTACCATCATGTTTTGGAGTCTCTGGAAAGTTAGTATCCCCCATGTCTATATTATCTGGATGTGCATACTGACTCCAGTAGCTTGCTGGGATACTAAACAAGCGCTCAACTACCTGGaaggtgggaaaaaaatgagTCCAAGTGAATTCAGAAGAAAATAATGACACTCAGAGTATGTTACTTATGAAAGAAGAATATACTTTACCCGTGGTTGTTTGCTTGTGTCACTCAGGATAGTCACTGCGTCTGGGTTTGGAACAGCGTGGCCCACAAGGGTCGGTCCGAACACCTTGGCCAGGTTTGTCACGTCCATCTTTGTATCTGAACACTTTGATACTCTGGGAGGGAAATTATGAAATGCCTGCTCACTGTTTTAATATTGAATAAAATACTTGGACTCACAAAATCTCACAGGTGAAGAAGAGTTAAAAGTTGCGCTTGAAAACGTAATGAAAGTTACTTCTGCAGATGGATCATGATGCAGGCCAGAGTGTCTCGGTTGGGTTGAGGCAGCTCGCTGATGGTTTGGCACACCGAGGCAagactgttcccatcatcctggATTTCTACGATGACATCACAGTGGGGGACATGTTATGGAAATGAATGTTTTATTGTATACACACGGTTGTACGTGGAGTACTGGACAAGCCTATTTCTGAAAATGTGACTGTGAACGAGCAGTTCTTCTCTTTCCTCACTTACGATTTGTTTAATTTGTTTATTCACATTGTATGAGCTAACTGATTTCTTTATCCTTGGTGTATTTTGATTAAAGATGTCAAAGACCCTCGTCATTTGTCATCGCTACATCACACCAATTGTTGTCTACAAACACAGTGGATTAAGAAAGAACACTGACCAGCTGACGCCATGAAGGTTTTGTTGAGGCGGAAGGTGAGAAGAGGCTCAGGAAGGTTCCTGAGGAAATCTTTGAGAACGCCAGTGATGACATTGATGTCTTCTACTTTGCTGAGCGCTGGCAGGGTCTTTCCTCGAATCAGCTTTTCCTTCAGCTCTTTCACCTGACGCTCCTGGCCAGAGATTCTGTACAGGCCAACCTGGGAGAGGTTAAGAAATCTGATGCTGTGATACAGTGAACGGGGAATTAACGCaaatatgaatgaaaaaaaatgttaaaaaataaagcaaaatcTAAAAGAGGCTCACTCACCTCATGCAGGCCTCTGCGTTCAATCTCTTTAATACAATAGATGACCAAAGCTGGGATCTTTGGAGAAGTGGCTGGCGCAAAGTCAGCCAGGGTGCTCTGCAAACACACAACGTGAATTGTTTGAATTGTGTGTCAAGTTGTACGAAGACTGCTGACTAGAGATATCCTGTCTGAAAGACATGCTGCACCTACCTCTGCAGTCCGGATGGGAGTGCTGATGGACACAGGATTGCAGGGCAGGGGGCAACAGTCGCGGCACTCTGGGTGAGTCACCATCCTGCAGTCCTGGCAGCGAAGATACATCTTGCCAAACTTTGTTCTTCTCCCGCACGGTGCACAGAACTCTGATTTGATCACCTttgtgggtaaaaaaaaacaaacgttacaCAAAGCCAGAGGAACAGAATGAGAGATCGCAGTATATTTCAGCAGTGACCAAAATTGGTTGTACTAAATCAGAGCAAATTGCTTGATGGATACAAGGTTATGGTAACAGCTCACTGTTTTGGGGACAAACACGTGCTGCTTTCCTCCTGTCTGGGCTTTGGGGGTTCGGAGGTGAGCGGGAAAATCTGAGACTGGTGTGCCGGGTGCTTCACTGTTGGTTTCCGAGGTTGATTCAGCCCAGACTTGGCCAGCTGTCAGCAAAATCGCATCGCATGATTTTATAAGAGCAAACTACATTTGAATTCAGTTACCACAAGTGAAACGAGTCATCAGGAATTTCCTACCACTCTTCTTTCTGCCGCGTGTCGCGTAGGGGATTGTCTCGATAGTGGAGACAGCCTCGACAGCACCGCCATTTACCGGCACAGTGATGGTGGTTTTGGCAACGATGGAGTCGTTTATCTAGATCCAATGACATTTTcaggaaatgtttttaaaagagAGAGCAGACACACAATAAATGTCAAATTTGAAGCACACTTACTCGATCAGATGGTCGGCCCGCGGAGCGTGGTTTCTTCATGGCTTGAGGGGGAACCTCAAGCTTTCGAGAGGAACGCTGTGGAATACAAAGGACGTTTTAAAAGTAGTCATCTGGTTTGCCTTCTGAAACGGCTGAAACAATGAGGGGGAAGCAACATTTCACATTGATAGATTGAATACTTTCAGGTTttaccattttatttattttgcatctGTTAAATAGGAttacattttgtgttttgagTTTATGAACATTTTCccgcaatgtaaaaaaaaacaaacaaacaaaccatggTGTCATTTTGGTGCATCACAAAAATCTGGTTACCAACACTGTTATGTTGATTTCAAATTTTAGACTCACTCGTTTCGGACGTTTCTGCAGTCTCACTGTCTTCATGACAGAAGCATCACAGCCCTACAGAAAATGGGATTAGCGGTAAATCGCAGCATGTCTGAATGTACAAGTACAAAAGTTTTAATTCGTATAAGATTGAATATATGTACCAAGGAGTCATCTGTTTGATCAAAGCTGATGTCTGACATGATAGAGGTTGATTCATCAATGGTCATCAACCTGCAAGACAACCAGTGTCAGTAGTTAGTGACAGAATTTGTGCAATACGTCATATATTGATCAACACTTCTGAATTATGTATATCTTGGCATTTAGAATGAAGCACACATTTgtctctattaaaaaaaaactcttaatgGCAAAACACCGATAGAAAAGCTAACCTTCTGCTGGCGTTAAGGTTGGACATAGCAGACTGTGCAGCCTGCGAGTGCGCGCTGAGGAAGGCCAGGGCAGAGCGCTGCTCCTCACTTAGGTGGATGCTACTGTTCTCTGTTGTCAGCATGTCCCGGATTAGCTGTAGTTGTCGTTCCTGGTAAAAGATCAGAGGAGTGAATCATTTTAGTGATACCTACTTATCTAGTATTTTAAATAATGTGTGTCTTCCATTCAAATACAATGGAATATCCAAAGTCAAGCCCCCTAGAGAGGTACAATTTGGAGCTCTACACAATTTTTCTGGAAAAATATGGCAAAAAATGATTGTAATGAGAGACTTCTATATTAAAGCCAAAAGGTAATGTTATAGCGCCTTTAACATCACAAGGTTCCATGACGGTAACTGTTTAGGGCTGGAAAGTGTTTGattttggaggttccactgcaCATACCAAGCTTCATGATTCAAATGTTACAAACCAGCTTCTCATAGACAGCTTCAGCCTTCTGCCGCCGCCTGATCTCCACGTCCACTTGGTTGCGTGCATGCTTCAGTCTGACCTCTAAAGCTCCTCTCTCGGTTTCAACTTTAGCCAGCATCTCTTTGCAGGATAGCAGCTCCTCCCCTGACTGCAACCACTTCTTTCGGCAGTCCTCAAAGTTGAGGGCCATCTGGAGAAACTCTATTTAAACAACAGAAAGAATATCTGTCACAAGTGCCGACAACAGCCTCTGTGCAAGAAGCAATGATGGCGCTGGTTTCATGTCACGTGCACATCAACTTAAATTTAAGACTGCAAGAATAACTACCATACAATtacaacaaacaaaaagcaaacaCGTACAAAGCATTACAACAATGCAGTAATGTTTACTCAGCTGTACATATTTAATgcaaaaatacatttgtgtgTTACTCTGtactataaatattgaaaatgtagATTTCAGGTTGTTGACACTGGAGAAGAGTTGCAGTAACTTACGTGGTTCTACGCTCTCATTCAGGGCGTCCATCTGGCTCCGCAAACTTTGGAACTGGTTGTAAAGATTGACCACTGCCGACTCCATTGTTTCCTTCTGCGGCTAGCAACGTTAGGCTACATGAAACCAACATTAGGTGGTAAATCGATGACTCGGTTGACCAGGAAAGTACAATTACTACTCTGGCGTACATTAAAGTAACACATACACTGTTTTAACCACAAGATTAAGAACCGCATCGGCATGATTTGAAATCACATTTATGCAAGTTGTACCCGCAACGCAgatttacaaaaaataaataaaagtaattacCTGTGTAACGTATCTCTCACAGTAATGCACGTGACATGTAACGACCTAGGCAACGTTGAAAGAAGTTAACACAAAACGGAGTTAATTCCCACTCCGATCTTGCAGTGCCACACCTGCCTGATACAGTTTACACATTCTTCAGCAAAATTCAAAATCAGCGCCGGTTTTGGATTTCTTCTTCGGTAAATAGACCAGAACCTTTACACTCTAGCGCTACTACAGGTCTATTGATGTAACTACAGCAAGAATGGCTATGATCCTGTAGCTGATGCGCATGCTTAAAAAAGTTGGGTTCTCTGGCTTCCTCCCTCATTCCATAAACATGTTACCTTAATAGAAGAAGAAATTGTCCAATTGTGTGAAATTGagtattaatatttattttgtgtgaTAAAAACTTAAATACATGACGAATTTCcccctcatctttttttttatttcaccaatattttattgtttgtgtGAATCATATAATTCAATACAGTGCAAAGGCATTTTCATTCAGGCAACATGAACTCATTTGTGCTGTTTTCATCAAGCATTGCCAACCACCAAGTTGTGCTGCAATATTCTGTttacaggcttttttttttttcatttacaatAAGTGCCTATTTACCTGAGACTGCAACAACAATGTCTAAAATTCATGAAAGCGTCTCAAGGGGGAGAAAGGGCAATAAGAGACTAATGCACACGAGTTTTAGAGAAAGCACCTGCATATTGTGCTGACTACACTTTAGTGGCAACGTTGGTATAATGGATCTGCAAACACTCTCACGGGGAACGCATGGTGGACGCACATCCACTTAGTAGGATGTGCTAAAGCAAAACACACTCTCATTAGACCTTGTGCATATTTGTGCACTCAAAGCAAGAGGCAACATTTTAAGTCTGGAAAGAGAAaacatgttttgaaaatgtgcacCGTAAACTGATATGCATAGTTGTATCAAAAATATTGGATACAGCACAGCATTCTTAAAGAAAGAAAGTCCATCATATCAAATGATACATAGTGACATTAACAATTGCGAATTTTGTTGTCTTTCTATACAATAAACAAATAGTAAATGACGGTGTCTTTAATGCAAAATTAATTAGTCATATAAACACACAGACCATGGTTTGTAATCATATCACGATTGGAAAATATGTACAAGATTCATGTGTATTTGTTGGCCGCATTAAGTCACGATTAACAGCCTGGCACTGAAAGTCAGTCTAAGCCTCTTGGGTTAACTGGACGTTTTAACAAAATGGACCTTCACACAGTAAAAACCACATTCATCACTGTGAGGGGAGGTTAAATGAAATTGTTATTGAGTCGGCATGTTGGGAAAAACCTTGGTCCGGTGAGTGGAGGGAGAAGCTAATGCGCCAGGATGCACTCCAAACAGCCCATCAATTGAATTACAAGTGGAAACTCCCTCTAAGAGAGTTTCCTGGAAAATACTTCCTATCCTCTTCCATTCATTATCAGCAGCAACATCAACAGCAGCAAGACATAATCTTCTTGAAACCTGACGCTAAAATACAAATATTCCTTGTGCAGATTTAATACTTGCGTTCTCCGGTTTAATAGATGAGGCTTATGAACACAAAACAAAGAGAAAATTGTATATTTGAAACGCATGCTGATGAAGGCATTCATACATCTGCGATAACGGCTCAGTATTAAATATATTACAATATCGCATACATACTATATTTGAAAAAATGTATGCACTTGGGAGGGATTGGGAAAATGACTGATTGCTAAGTATTACAAACTAAATTTACGCAGCCTGTATAAAGAAATGAAAACTGTAGGTGAAAAGAAGCAATTCTTGCAGAATAATGTGCAAAATGTCCTCACGCAATTTCTCATGATCTCATGGTGCAAATGGGAATGACAATGATGAGTATGATACCAAGTACAACAGCGATGAGCGCCAACAACTTGCAAACTTTGGCCCGGCGTTGGCCAGCCTCTTTACGCCTGAGTAACGCATCATAGCCCGGAGTGTAGATGTCGTCCATCCAGAACTCCATGTTGTTAGGATTGAGAGAATCACGACCCTGCGTGACATTATCATTTCATTTTACACAATAATCTGGAAAGAGTCATTCAATTAAAACTACCTGCAAAGGGGAGACTCGTGACTCTCGCTCGTCTACGGTCCACACGGCTCTTCCTCTCGCTTCAGCCAGTCTGGGGTCCATAATTTTTCCTGCGGCGAGGCCCCCAGTCAGGCTGCTTTCTTTGTTGCCAAACAAGGACGAGCTAAATACTTGCTCCACCAAGCTGGACGACTTCTGAGAAAGAAGTCTGGCAGTTCGGCTTGGCTGCTCTTCCTAGAAACAGAATTACCCTCAAATTGTCATCAAATACTATAGATTTACACTT contains the following coding sequences:
- the LOC125977415 gene encoding rac GTPase-activating protein 1, which translates into the protein MESAVVNLYNQFQSLRSQMDALNESVEPQFLQMALNFEDCRKKWLQSGEELLSCKEMLAKVETERGALEVRLKHARNQVDVEIRRRQKAEAVYEKLERQLQLIRDMLTTENSSIHLSEEQRSALAFLSAHSQAAQSAMSNLNASRRLMTIDESTSIMSDISFDQTDDSLGCDASVMKTVRLQKRPKRRSSRKLEVPPQAMKKPRSAGRPSDRINDSIVAKTTITVPVNGGAVEAVSTIETIPYATRGRKKSAGQVWAESTSETNSEAPGTPVSDFPAHLRTPKAQTGGKQHVFVPKTVIKSEFCAPCGRRTKFGKMYLRCQDCRMVTHPECRDCCPLPCNPVSISTPIRTAESTLADFAPATSPKIPALVIYCIKEIERRGLHEVGLYRISGQERQVKELKEKLIRGKTLPALSKVEDINVITGVLKDFLRNLPEPLLTFRLNKTFMASAEIQDDGNSLASVCQTISELPQPNRDTLACIMIHLQKVSKCSDTKMDVTNLAKVFGPTLVGHAVPNPDAVTILSDTSKQPRVVERLFSIPASYWSQYAHPDNIDMGDTNFPETPKHDVSMLGPLTTPEHQLMTKTPSSSSLSKRMMQTLSSTTLFTGKNKTTASPRPRFFESPQLK